In Grus americana isolate bGruAme1 chromosome 19, bGruAme1.mat, whole genome shotgun sequence, the following are encoded in one genomic region:
- the TRIM50 gene encoding E3 ubiquitin-protein ligase TRIM50: protein MARKMSIDELEDQLLCPICLEVFKEPLMLQCGHSYCKSCVVSLSGELDGQFLCPVCRQTVDCSASPPNVTLARVIEALQSRVEAEPTPESCPTHHNPISLFCEADQEVICGLCGTIGNHRQHKITPISTAYCRMKEELSVLLTDVHQYKRNLDEHFSKLINNKSRIANEADVFKWVIRKEFQELHRYIDEEKATFLESIEGKAAQLITSIESQVKQTSDALQRLKEMQTSLEALSNESQLDFIRKYGSSQFRSELPSLHPSDGIFSPVSFKPCFHQDDIKMTVWKRLQRRVLPAPETLKLDPVTAHPLLELFKGDTVVQCGLYQRRDSNPKRFDSSNCILTCKGFSCGQHYWEVIVGTRNHWRVGIIKGTVSRKGKLSKSPENGVWLIGLKEGKVYEAFSTPRAALPLTARPQRIGIYLHYEKGELTFYNADHPDELSPIYTFQAEFQGQLYPIVDLCWPERGPYSPPIILPAPATSRHPRVPYNHPAPEEPTKP from the exons ATGGCTCGCAAGATGAGCATCGATGAGCTGGAGGACCAGCTCCTCTGTCCCATCTGCTTGGAGGTCTTCAAGGAGCCCCTGATGCTGCAGTGTGGGCACTCATACTGCAAGTCCTGCGTGGTGTCACTCTCCGGAGAGCTGGACGGGCAGTTCCTGTGCCCCGTGTGCCGCCAAACAGTGGACTGCAGCGCCTCGCCACCCAACGTCACGCTGGCCCGCGTCATTGAGGCGCTGCAGAGCCGGGTCGAGGCAGAGCCCACCCCAGAGTCCTGCCCAACGCACCACAACCCCATCAGCCTCTTCTGTGAGGCCGACCAAGAGGTGATCTGCGGACTGTGCGGCACCATCGGCAACCACCGCCAGCACAAGATCACCCCCATCTCTACCGCGTACTGTCGGATGAAG GAGGagctgtctgtgctgctgaCCGATGTCCACCAGTATAAGAGGAACCTGGATGAACACTTCAGCAAGCTCATCAACAACAAAAGCCGCATCGCA AACGAGGCGGATGTCTTCAAGTGGGTGATCCGGAAGGAATTCCAGGAGCTGCACAGGTACATCGACGAGGAGAAAGCCACCTTCCTGGAGAGCATCGAGGGGAAGGCAGCCCAGCTCATCACCTCCATTGAGTCCCAGGTCAAGCAGACGTCAGACGCCCTGCAGAGGCTTAAGGAGATGCAGACCTCTCTGGAGGCACTCAGCAACGAAAGCCAGCTTGATTTTATCCGG aaatatGGCTCCTCCCAGTTCAG GTCAGAGCTCCCCAGCCTGCACCCCAGCGATGGCATCTTTAGCCCTGTGTCCTTCAAGCCGTGTTTCCACCAAGACGACATCAAGATGACCGTGTGGAAGCGCCTGCAGCGCCGTGTCCTGCCAG CTCCAGAGACGCTGAAGCTGGACCCAGTGACAGCACATCCCCTCCTGGAGCTCTTCAAGGGCGACACAGTGGTGCAGTGTGGGCTGTACCAGCGCCGGGACAGCAACCCCAAGCGTTTCGACTCCAGCAACTGCATCCTCACCTGCAAGGGCTTCTCCTGCGGCCAGCACTACTGGGAGGTGATTGTGGGCACCAGGAACCACTGGCGCGTGGGCATCATCAAGGGCACGGTCAGCCGCAAAGGGAAGCTCAGCAAGTCTCCCGAGAACGGCGTGTGGCTCATCGGCCTGAAGGAAGGGAAGGTCTATGAGGCCTTCAGCACTCCACGGGCCGCCCTGCCGCTGACTGCCCGGCCCCAGCGCATTGGCATCTACCTGCACTACGAGAAGGGCGAGCTGACCTTCTACAACGCCGACCACCCCGACGAGCTCAGCCCCATCTACACCTTCCAGGCGGAGTTCCAGGGCCAGCTCTACCCCATCGTGGACCTGTGCTGGCCAGAGCGAGGGCCCTACTCGCCCCCCATCATCCTGCCCGCGCCTGCCACAAGCCGGCACCCCCGCGTGCCGTACAACCATCCTGCCCCAGAGGAACCCACGAAGCCGTAG
- the FKBP6 gene encoding inactive peptidyl-prolyl cis-trans isomerase FKBP6 produces MGQGWARGSFQWLAQVRGMEDLTGDGGVCKEELRPGTGQTMPLAASVAVKYSGYLEHRDEPFCTNCYSKSPGLMKLGKDVTLGGLEIGLLTMKKGEGARFVFTPDYAYGRQGCPPLIPPNATVMFEVEVLDFLDTDESDAFFELTPEQQDTFPLQKVLNVADTERQFGNYLYRKRRFKGAKDRYKRAFSILHRSPSSEEEQHQINASKLLVLLNLSLTYLKLECPARALAYGEKALEIDQRNAKALFRCGQACLCMTEYEKSRDFLVRAQHIQPFNHDINNELKKLASCYKDYIEKEKEMCSRMFASLKASD; encoded by the exons atggggcagggctgggccagGGGCTCCTTCCAGTGGCTGGCGCAGGTTCGGGGCATGGAGGACCTGACCGGCGATGGAGGCGTGTGCAAGGAGGAGCTGCGCCCCGGCACCGGGCAGACCATGCCCCTGGCCGCCTCCGTGGCAG TGAAGTACTCTGGGTACCTGGAACACAGGGACGAGCCCTTCTGCACAAACTGCTACAGCAAGTCTCCTGGGCTGATGAAACTTGGAAAAG ATGTTACACTGGGGGGCCTGGAAATCGGCCTGCTGACAATGAAGAAGGGAGAGGGGGCAAGATTTGTCTTCACGCCAGATTACGCCTATGGGCGGCAGGGCTGTCCTCCTCTCATTCCCCCGAATGCCACAGTCATGTTCGAGGTGGAGGTGCTGGACTTCTTGGACACAGATGAATCTGACGCGTTCTTTGAGTTGACTCCT GAGCAGCAGGATACATTTCCACTACAAAAGGTGTTGAACGTGGCAGACACGGAGAGACAGTTTGGCAACTACCTCTACCGTAAGCGGCGCTTCAAGGGTGCCAAAGACAGATACAAAAGG GCGTTCTCCATCCTCCATCGCAGCCCTTCcagtgaggaagagcagcatCAGATCAATGCTTCCAAGTTGCTGGTGCTCCTGAATCTCTCCCTTACTTACCTGAAGCTGGAATGTCCTGCCCGAGCTCTGGCATATGGCGAGAAGGCCTTGGAGATTGACCAAAGAAATGCCAAAGCGCTGTTCAGGTGTGGCCAG GCTTGTCTCTGCATGACAGAATACGAAAAATCCCGGGATTTCCTGGTCAGAGCTCAGCACATCCAGCCATTTAATCACGATATTAACAATGAGCTGAAAAAGTTGGCAAG CTGCTACAAGGACTACATcgaaaaggagaaagaaatgtgctCCCGAATGTTTGCCTCTCTCAAGGCTTCTGACTGA